The Lysinibacillus pakistanensis genome includes a window with the following:
- a CDS encoding M15 family metallopeptidase: MHIKKSVFHPITANNASFLSSKIAVGESFEPLIKIEGQHPRIFAKPIYHQQKIPNSLQVIYVREGVYERLQEALSVLPKIYSLVLYDGYRPFQVQQYLFTHFTQEVAQRFPHLSEQEIDSETRRYVAFPSLDCAHLVPHLTGGAVDITLGDINGHALNLGTAFDEISAKSTTRYFEQFPNENHKACTYRRLLYNCMTMAGFTNYSEEWWYYDYNNIAWARRVQAQSASYGAVQAVIHNHYVKEFNFI, encoded by the coding sequence ATGCATATTAAGAAAAGCGTTTTTCATCCGATTACAGCTAATAACGCTTCATTTCTTTCATCGAAAATTGCTGTGGGTGAAAGCTTTGAGCCGCTAATTAAAATCGAAGGACAGCATCCTAGAATTTTTGCCAAGCCCATTTACCATCAACAAAAGATACCTAATAGCTTACAGGTGATCTATGTACGTGAAGGTGTCTATGAGCGATTACAAGAAGCGCTTTCGGTATTGCCAAAAATATATAGTTTAGTGTTATATGATGGCTATCGTCCCTTTCAAGTACAGCAGTATTTGTTTACACATTTTACACAGGAGGTTGCACAACGATTTCCGCATTTGTCTGAACAAGAAATTGACAGTGAAACGCGAAGATATGTTGCATTTCCAAGCCTTGATTGCGCTCATCTTGTTCCCCATTTAACAGGAGGTGCAGTCGATATCACATTGGGGGATATAAATGGTCATGCATTGAATCTTGGCACAGCTTTTGATGAAATCAGTGCAAAATCCACGACACGTTATTTTGAACAATTTCCAAATGAGAATCACAAGGCCTGCACCTATAGAAGGCTTCTCTATAATTGCATGACTATGGCGGGCTTTACCAACTACTCTGAGGAATGGTGGTATTATGATTACAACAATATTGCTTGGGCTAGGAGAGTTCAAGCACAGTCAGCGAGTTACGGAGCAGTACAGGCAGTTATTCATAATCATTATGTAAAGGAGTTTAATTTTATATGA
- a CDS encoding M55 family metallopeptidase, translated as MKVYISADIEGITGTTVWSETELNAPDYQFFQKQMTLEAEAAIEGAIAGGATEILLKDAHDSARNLDISNLPINCKIIRGWTYDPMCMVAGLDKTFDRAIFIGYHSKGGSERNPLAHTLCVFADVKINGEYASEFLINTYAAALHGVPVSFVSGDVGLTEEIQTINENIVTFATKEGIGNATISVSPKLAIQETKRLVEEAMKVPRNSLQVSVPEHFKIEIIYRDHTRAYRNSFYPNATFKPHNTVEFITDDFYEVLRILQFLT; from the coding sequence ATGAAGGTTTATATAAGCGCAGATATTGAAGGAATTACGGGGACTACAGTATGGAGTGAAACGGAGCTAAATGCCCCAGATTATCAGTTTTTCCAAAAACAGATGACACTGGAGGCAGAAGCTGCGATTGAAGGGGCAATTGCTGGCGGAGCTACTGAAATATTATTAAAGGATGCACATGATTCAGCTCGAAATTTAGACATTTCAAATCTACCCATTAATTGCAAGATTATTCGTGGATGGACCTATGACCCAATGTGTATGGTCGCAGGATTAGATAAAACGTTTGATCGAGCCATTTTTATTGGCTATCACAGTAAAGGGGGAAGCGAGCGCAATCCTTTGGCCCATACACTCTGTGTGTTTGCAGATGTCAAAATTAACGGGGAGTATGCCAGCGAATTTCTCATTAATACGTATGCAGCAGCATTACATGGGGTTCCAGTTTCGTTTGTTAGTGGGGATGTTGGGCTAACAGAAGAAATTCAGACCATAAATGAAAACATTGTCACTTTTGCCACGAAAGAAGGAATCGGCAATGCAACGATTAGTGTCAGTCCTAAATTGGCCATTCAGGAAACAAAAAGACTAGTGGAGGAGGCTATGAAAGTTCCACGAAATTCCTTACAAGTTTCCGTACCTGAACACTTTAAAATAGAAATTATTTATCGTGACCATACACGCGCATATCGCAATTCCTTTTACCCTAATGCTACATTTAAACCACATAATACAGTGGAATTTATCACAGATGATTTTTATGAAGTGCTTCGAATTTTACAGTTCCTAACATAA
- a CDS encoding peptide ABC transporter substrate-binding protein encodes MKRYWWLLVCLVALLCAACSDDSSSEKKSEYRVVYSGEIKTLNYLKTSETNEFAVAANLVDGLIEYDKYGVVQPGLAKEWSSNDDATVWTFKLREDAKWITHDGKEYSNVVAQDFVDGLHYVLDAKNESSTAWIATVVKNGEAFYNGELTDFKQVGIKATDEHTVEYTLETPTPYFLSMLNYVCFFPVNGKFIEEKGDSFGTTRENLLYNGSYILDKFEPQNERVLVKNELYWDKDNVLIDRIRYKYNKEAATVAPELFLRGEIDSASIPTSIIDEWFKDDKKKSQVRQTQNNFYTYFYALNFNPQFDAEYEPNNWKVAVNNKDFRKSLFHALDRVSAMLTLEPYNPKDLLSNTITPKNFVDVDGLDYTQLAPLADIANQDSFKKDQALAYKEKAMTALEGKATFPVKVLMPYNAGSPDWANRSQVVEQQIEKLLGTDYIDIIVEAGPSTGFLSEVRRPGKFALLEANWGPDYADPSTYTDPFTVDGTYNKPELAEGYIEANGKSKYQNLVDEAKSAIDTAKRYELFAKAEAFLIDEAFVIPYSVGGSGYVASKLNPFEAQYSPFGVTAEKFKGQQLLDKPMSNDEFKEALAKWEQERANALAKAAQ; translated from the coding sequence ATGAAAAGGTATTGGTGGCTTTTGGTATGTCTTGTCGCATTGCTTTGTGCAGCCTGTAGTGATGATTCTTCAAGTGAAAAAAAATCAGAGTATCGCGTTGTCTATTCAGGGGAAATAAAAACGTTAAATTACTTAAAAACCTCTGAAACCAATGAGTTTGCTGTGGCAGCGAACTTAGTCGATGGATTAATTGAGTATGATAAATATGGTGTCGTACAGCCTGGCCTAGCGAAGGAATGGTCTTCCAATGATGATGCCACGGTATGGACATTTAAGCTTCGTGAAGATGCAAAGTGGATTACCCATGATGGGAAGGAATATTCGAATGTTGTTGCCCAAGATTTTGTAGATGGCTTACATTATGTACTGGACGCAAAGAATGAATCATCAACAGCGTGGATTGCTACGGTTGTTAAAAATGGGGAAGCCTTCTATAACGGTGAGTTAACGGATTTTAAGCAGGTTGGCATAAAGGCAACAGATGAACATACAGTAGAATATACTTTAGAAACACCTACTCCTTATTTTCTTTCTATGTTGAATTATGTTTGTTTCTTCCCAGTAAACGGAAAGTTTATTGAGGAAAAAGGGGATAGCTTTGGAACAACACGTGAAAATTTACTGTATAACGGATCCTATATTTTAGACAAATTTGAACCGCAAAATGAGCGTGTACTTGTAAAAAATGAATTGTATTGGGATAAGGACAATGTGCTTATTGATCGTATACGCTATAAATACAATAAAGAAGCGGCTACGGTTGCACCTGAATTATTCTTACGAGGGGAAATCGACTCAGCAAGTATTCCAACATCCATTATTGATGAATGGTTCAAAGATGATAAGAAAAAATCACAAGTTCGTCAAACGCAAAATAACTTCTATACGTACTTCTATGCACTAAACTTCAATCCTCAATTTGATGCAGAGTATGAGCCTAACAACTGGAAGGTCGCAGTCAACAACAAGGATTTCCGTAAGTCCTTATTCCATGCTCTTGATCGGGTTTCTGCCATGTTAACTTTAGAACCATATAATCCAAAAGATTTGCTTAGCAATACAATTACACCTAAAAATTTTGTTGATGTAGATGGCCTTGATTATACACAACTAGCACCGTTAGCGGATATTGCCAATCAGGATTCCTTTAAAAAAGATCAGGCATTGGCATACAAGGAAAAAGCAATGACTGCACTTGAAGGAAAGGCAACATTCCCTGTAAAAGTGTTAATGCCATATAATGCTGGTAGTCCAGATTGGGCTAACCGTTCTCAAGTGGTGGAACAGCAAATTGAGAAATTATTAGGAACAGACTATATCGATATTATTGTAGAGGCAGGACCATCCACAGGCTTTTTATCGGAAGTTCGTCGCCCTGGTAAATTTGCATTGCTAGAAGCCAACTGGGGACCTGACTATGCTGATCCATCAACGTATACGGACCCATTTACTGTAGATGGAACTTACAATAAACCAGAACTAGCGGAAGGCTATATAGAAGCTAATGGCAAATCAAAATATCAAAACTTAGTGGACGAAGCAAAATCGGCAATCGATACAGCAAAACGATATGAATTGTTTGCGAAGGCTGAGGCTTTCCTAATTGATGAAGCATTTGTCATTCCTTATTCAGTAGGAGGAAGCGGCTATGTTGCCTCTAAATTAAATCCTTTCGAGGCTCAATATTCCCCATTTGGAGTGACAGCAGAGAAATTTAAGGGACAACAGCTTTTAGATAAACCAATGAGCAATGATGAATTTAAAGAAGCGCTAGCAAAGTGGGAGCAGGAACGTGCGAATGCCTTAGCAAAAGCAGCACAGTAG
- a CDS encoding ABC transporter permease encodes MLWYIGKRLLQSVVTLFIILTIVFSLLRLMPEEGYLGAAADKMSPAQQEIYLTNLGLRDPLLVQLGNFYSKLFQGDLGKSVTYRTDVPVVTIIADKIMYSLAFGLGAVVLSLMLGVPLGILMAQMKGRWLDRLGTGYIVIVVAVPAAVYYLVIQMYITEIFHLPMLFDMYKPITWILPLASMALAPTASYAMWMRRYMVDELNKDYIKLARAKGMKERTLMFKHVLRNAFIPMAQYLPATILFTITGSIYIESLYSIPGMGGLLVDAIQRQDNTIVQGLVLVFSSLGIIGLILGDIAMALVDPRIKLGKGESVR; translated from the coding sequence ATGCTGTGGTATATAGGGAAGCGACTCTTACAATCTGTGGTTACTCTTTTTATCATCTTAACAATTGTTTTTTCATTATTACGATTAATGCCAGAGGAAGGCTATTTAGGAGCAGCAGCTGATAAAATGTCGCCTGCGCAACAAGAAATCTATTTAACAAATTTAGGATTACGTGATCCTTTATTGGTGCAACTAGGTAACTTTTACAGCAAATTGTTCCAAGGAGATTTGGGGAAATCTGTTACCTACAGGACAGATGTACCAGTCGTTACAATTATTGCAGATAAAATTATGTATTCCTTGGCTTTCGGTTTAGGGGCTGTTGTGTTATCTCTAATGCTTGGTGTTCCACTTGGTATTTTAATGGCTCAAATGAAAGGGCGTTGGCTGGATCGATTGGGGACTGGCTATATAGTAATTGTCGTCGCAGTGCCAGCTGCTGTTTACTATTTAGTTATTCAAATGTATATCACGGAAATTTTTCATTTGCCAATGCTTTTTGATATGTATAAGCCCATTACCTGGATATTACCACTAGCTTCCATGGCATTAGCACCAACTGCCTCCTATGCCATGTGGATGCGACGTTATATGGTGGATGAATTAAACAAGGATTATATTAAGCTAGCACGAGCAAAAGGCATGAAAGAGCGGACATTAATGTTTAAACATGTTTTACGAAATGCCTTTATACCTATGGCACAATATTTACCTGCAACGATTCTTTTTACAATTACCGGCTCCATTTATATTGAATCTCTGTACTCTATTCCTGGAATGGGTGGCTTACTCGTTGATGCGATACAGCGCCAAGATAACACCATTGTACAGGGCTTAGTCCTTGTTTTTTCTTCACTTGGGATTATTGGATTGATTTTAGGGGATATTGCCATGGCACTTGTTGATCCACGGATTAAATTGGGGAAAGGGGAGAGTGTACGCTAA
- a CDS encoding ABC transporter permease: MGMYSEEINNISHRSREALFEFAVTDERQAEETAYSNYSYWRSTWKSFLKNRIAIFLLVAVLMIVTFTILQPYLPAQKSPTEIYLDEQTGLQARNIAPNTEFWFGTNSIGQDLWSRIWAGTRTSLLIGCAVAIVEAIIGITIGTLWGFSRKLEMPITQLYNIVDNIPTTIVLILMSYILRPSVSTIIIAMCITGWVEMARFIRNQIVILRDREYNLASKCLGTPDYRIILKNLLPYLISVIMLRMSLAIPFAIGAEVFLTYIGLGLPISEPSLGNLINEGRVLMMSPELRYQLIFPSIVLSVITIAFYIIGNSFADAADPKNHV; encoded by the coding sequence ATGGGTATGTATTCAGAAGAAATTAATAATATTTCTCATAGATCACGTGAAGCATTATTTGAATTTGCAGTAACGGATGAGCGTCAGGCAGAAGAAACAGCCTACTCAAACTATTCCTATTGGCGTTCAACCTGGAAATCCTTTTTAAAAAATCGAATTGCCATCTTTTTGTTAGTCGCCGTGCTAATGATCGTAACCTTCACAATTCTTCAACCGTATCTACCAGCGCAAAAGTCTCCTACTGAAATTTATTTAGATGAACAAACAGGTCTACAGGCACGGAATATTGCTCCAAATACTGAATTTTGGTTTGGGACAAACTCCATTGGACAGGATTTATGGTCTCGTATTTGGGCAGGGACAAGGACCTCTTTATTGATTGGCTGCGCTGTAGCTATAGTAGAAGCTATTATAGGAATAACAATTGGTACACTTTGGGGCTTTTCGCGTAAATTGGAGATGCCAATTACACAACTATACAACATCGTTGATAATATTCCGACAACCATTGTATTGATTTTAATGTCATATATTTTACGACCTAGTGTTTCCACCATTATTATTGCGATGTGTATTACGGGCTGGGTTGAAATGGCAAGGTTTATTCGCAATCAAATTGTCATTTTGCGTGATCGTGAATATAACTTAGCATCAAAATGTTTAGGGACACCAGATTATCGCATTATTTTAAAAAACCTATTACCTTATCTGATTTCAGTCATAATGCTACGCATGAGTCTGGCAATTCCATTTGCTATTGGTGCTGAGGTTTTTTTAACCTACATTGGATTAGGCCTACCAATTAGTGAGCCGTCTTTAGGGAATTTAATTAATGAAGGACGGGTGCTAATGATGTCTCCAGAATTACGATATCAGCTTATATTTCCGAGTATCGTTTTAAGTGTGATTACAATTGCATTTTATATTATAGGAAATTCATTTGCAGATGCAGCAGACCCAAAAAATCACGTATAA
- a CDS encoding ABC transporter ATP-binding protein, producing the protein MTQALSHILTIQNLVIKFSLRGRVLTAIRNISLDLYKGESMAIVGESGSGKSVLMKSIMGLLDKNGYIDRGQIMYNNWDLTQFNTERDWLAIRGKEVAMVTQDPMTSLNPLKTIGKQIEECVILHQSLRGKAAYVETLKLLKDVGIHDVEKRFRQYPHEFSGGMRQRIVIAIALACKPKILICDEPTTALDVTIQAQILQLLKHLQQKYELTTVYITHDLGVVAKVADRIAVMYAGDIIEIGETHEIFFNAKHPYTWALISSLPQLGSKGEQLYSIKGTPPNLFQDIKGDAFAPRNPYALKIDFVERPPFFQVSDTHYARTWLLDPLAPKVQPPEALQSFFEEGRRYAHES; encoded by the coding sequence TTGACACAAGCACTATCTCATATTTTAACTATTCAAAACCTAGTGATTAAATTTTCGCTTCGTGGCAGGGTGCTAACAGCCATTCGTAATATCTCCCTTGATTTGTATAAGGGTGAAAGTATGGCAATAGTGGGTGAATCGGGCTCGGGAAAATCGGTGCTAATGAAATCAATCATGGGCTTACTTGATAAAAATGGTTACATTGATCGGGGTCAGATTATGTACAACAACTGGGATTTGACACAATTTAACACTGAGCGGGATTGGCTAGCTATTCGAGGAAAAGAAGTGGCGATGGTGACTCAGGACCCAATGACATCATTAAATCCGCTGAAAACGATTGGCAAGCAAATCGAGGAATGTGTTATTTTACATCAATCCCTAAGGGGGAAAGCGGCATATGTAGAAACCTTGAAATTATTAAAGGATGTTGGCATTCACGATGTGGAAAAACGTTTCAGGCAATATCCACATGAATTTTCAGGTGGAATGCGTCAACGTATAGTCATCGCTATTGCATTAGCTTGTAAACCCAAAATATTAATTTGCGATGAACCGACAACAGCCCTAGACGTTACAATACAAGCGCAAATTTTACAGCTTTTAAAGCATCTCCAACAAAAATATGAGCTAACAACCGTCTACATCACACATGATTTAGGTGTTGTTGCTAAGGTAGCCGATCGTATTGCCGTTATGTATGCAGGAGATATTATCGAAATTGGTGAGACACATGAAATTTTCTTTAATGCTAAGCATCCCTATACATGGGCACTCATTTCCTCGTTACCACAGCTAGGCTCAAAGGGCGAGCAGCTTTATTCCATTAAGGGCACACCGCCAAATCTGTTCCAGGACATTAAAGGAGATGCCTTTGCGCCTCGCAATCCATACGCGTTAAAGATTGATTTTGTGGAACGTCCTCCATTTTTTCAAGTAAGTGATACACATTATGCCCGTACATGGCTGTTAGATCCTCTTGCTCCTAAAGTACAACCTCCTGAAGCACTGCAATCATTTTTTGAAGAAGGGAGACGATACGCACATGAGTCATAA
- a CDS encoding ATP-binding cassette domain-containing protein translates to MSHKEILVEVKNLKIAFGKGKHKFMAINDVSFTIFKGEIFGLVGESGSGKTTIGRAIMRINDVTEGQIIYRGRNIHGKIAKSWDREITQKIQMIFQDPMASLNERAKVDYIISEGLLNTKNYNNDADRQQKVRTALLNVGLLPEFSSRFPHEFSGGQRQRIGIARALVMEPEFIIADEPISALDVSIRAQVLNLLANLQQQKNLTYLFIAHDLSVVRFITDRTAVIYKGRIVELAETERLFSNPIHPYTRALLSAVPEPNPYKERNKIVEIYDPAQHCYDRNPPSFKEVEEGHFVLANEQEMAKYQASLQMEVYK, encoded by the coding sequence ATGAGTCATAAGGAGATTCTAGTTGAGGTTAAAAATTTAAAGATAGCTTTTGGTAAGGGTAAACATAAATTTATGGCAATTAATGATGTTAGCTTTACTATTTTTAAAGGTGAAATATTTGGCTTAGTGGGAGAATCAGGCTCAGGGAAAACTACCATAGGTCGAGCCATTATGCGTATCAATGATGTGACTGAGGGTCAGATCATTTATCGTGGTCGGAACATTCATGGGAAAATTGCAAAAAGCTGGGATCGGGAAATTACCCAGAAAATCCAAATGATTTTTCAAGACCCTATGGCATCTCTTAATGAACGGGCTAAGGTTGATTATATTATCTCTGAGGGATTACTCAATACAAAAAACTATAACAATGATGCGGATCGCCAGCAAAAGGTGCGGACTGCACTTTTAAATGTAGGATTATTACCAGAGTTTTCAAGTCGCTTTCCACATGAATTTTCAGGAGGTCAACGTCAGCGTATAGGCATTGCACGAGCTTTAGTAATGGAGCCGGAATTTATTATTGCAGATGAACCCATTTCGGCCTTAGATGTCTCTATTCGTGCACAAGTTTTAAATTTATTAGCAAACCTACAGCAGCAAAAAAATTTAACCTACTTATTTATTGCACATGATTTGTCAGTAGTCCGCTTTATTACGGATAGAACAGCAGTTATTTATAAGGGAAGAATCGTTGAGCTAGCAGAAACTGAGCGGCTGTTTTCTAATCCTATTCATCCCTATACGCGAGCATTGTTATCAGCCGTACCAGAGCCTAATCCCTATAAGGAGCGTAATAAAATCGTAGAAATCTATGATCCAGCACAGCATTGTTATGATAGAAATCCTCCGTCGTTTAAGGAGGTAGAAGAAGGGCATTTTGTCTTGGCAAATGAGCAGGAAATGGCAAAATACCAAGCATCTCTACAAATGGAGGTATACAAATGA
- a CDS encoding S66 peptidase family protein produces the protein MIFPKALKIGDTVGLISASGATPPDKLKPAIESVEKLGLKVVVGETCQARHGYLAGTDQLRASDINQMFNDSTIDGIFCIRGGYGATKILPLLDFDVIRANPKVFAGYSDVTALHIAINQKCGFVTYHTPMPSTEFIQQDMDEYTWDSFKQLVMATTCHDYLLKNPLGRSMTTLAAGQATGQLIGGNLTLVTASLGTPYEIDTKNKILFLEDIDETEHRVDRMLTQLKLAGKLDEAAGILLGAWTNCGPDNPKHPEHSLTLQTIFQEILVPLKKPILMDLTCGHCLPTMSLPLGSTISLNTENQQIRVIE, from the coding sequence ATGATCTTTCCAAAAGCTTTAAAAATAGGGGATACAGTAGGTCTTATTAGTGCTTCAGGGGCCACTCCACCTGACAAATTAAAGCCAGCTATAGAAAGTGTTGAAAAGCTTGGATTAAAGGTAGTTGTTGGAGAAACATGTCAGGCGAGGCACGGTTATTTAGCGGGAACTGATCAACTTCGTGCGTCTGACATCAATCAAATGTTTAATGATTCAACGATTGATGGTATCTTCTGTATTCGTGGAGGTTATGGGGCTACAAAAATTCTACCACTTTTAGATTTCGATGTAATAAGAGCCAATCCAAAAGTCTTTGCTGGTTATAGCGATGTTACAGCTTTACACATCGCCATTAATCAGAAATGTGGCTTTGTGACCTATCATACGCCGATGCCATCAACGGAATTTATTCAGCAGGATATGGATGAATATACATGGGACTCTTTTAAACAACTGGTGATGGCAACAACTTGTCATGATTACCTGCTTAAAAATCCACTTGGTCGCAGTATGACAACGCTTGCTGCTGGTCAAGCAACAGGACAGCTAATTGGAGGAAATCTAACACTAGTAACAGCCTCACTTGGCACCCCCTATGAAATAGATACTAAGAATAAAATATTATTTTTAGAGGATATTGATGAAACTGAACATCGGGTAGATCGAATGCTCACACAGCTTAAATTAGCGGGCAAGCTTGATGAGGCTGCGGGCATTTTATTAGGAGCTTGGACTAATTGCGGGCCAGATAACCCGAAGCATCCAGAGCATAGTTTAACGTTACAGACTATTTTTCAAGAGATTTTAGTGCCACTAAAAAAGCCCATTCTAATGGATTTAACGTGTGGTCACTGTTTACCAACAATGTCTTTACCTCTTGGTAGCACCATCTCTTTGAATACAGAAAACCAACAAATAAGAGTTATTGAGTAG
- a CDS encoding serine hydrolase — protein sequence MECAIQRMLEEAPYNVHLFIKDPNTNHYFIQEKLHAVFSSASLIKVPILLGVLRYLERYHQDVHQEIRIAPEEWVDYSVISEQRIERSTIYELLVWMIITSDNAATNVLIDFIGKEFLNHYFRQIGLRQTKLQRKMMDFEKLERGIDNLTSANDMAHLFSRIYQQDLLPKQFSKLTIDILSRQRVHESLKRYLVDDVKMAHKTGGLETVEHDVGIVYNGSNDYLIGVFITEVTNNEYAKQLIGRISKSAYEHLVKRKG from the coding sequence ATGGAATGTGCTATTCAAAGAATGCTTGAAGAAGCTCCATATAACGTACATTTATTTATCAAAGACCCAAATACAAATCACTATTTCATACAGGAAAAGCTACATGCGGTTTTTTCCAGCGCCAGTTTAATTAAAGTGCCTATTTTACTTGGTGTGTTGAGATATTTAGAACGCTACCATCAAGATGTCCATCAAGAGATTAGAATAGCACCAGAAGAATGGGTTGACTATAGTGTTATCAGTGAACAGCGTATTGAAAGAAGTACTATCTATGAGCTACTGGTGTGGATGATTATTACAAGTGATAATGCAGCTACCAATGTCCTGATTGACTTTATCGGAAAGGAATTCCTCAACCATTATTTTCGACAAATTGGTCTTAGGCAAACAAAATTGCAAAGGAAGATGATGGACTTCGAAAAGCTGGAAAGAGGAATTGACAATCTCACTTCAGCAAATGATATGGCTCATCTTTTTTCACGAATCTATCAACAAGATCTGCTACCTAAACAATTTAGTAAGTTGACAATCGATATCTTAAGTCGCCAACGTGTCCATGAATCACTAAAACGTTATTTAGTAGATGATGTGAAAATGGCTCATAAAACAGGTGGTCTTGAAACAGTCGAGCATGATGTTGGCATTGTTTACAATGGCTCAAATGATTATCTGATAGGCGTTTTTATAACTGAGGTAACCAACAATGAGTATGCAAAACAGCTTATCGGTCGGATATCAAAAAGTGCTTATGAGCATTTGGTGAAGCGAAAGGGGTGA
- a CDS encoding C40 family peptidase, whose product MNAIVTAMIANLHAIPQEESELVDEVLNGMPVKIIANIDANWVRVQTTYRYEGFCQKKYLIMDEEKTNTWLQEANHFIIQSFADILQYPQIQSSKIMTLVKGSIVRFLASKGDDSEWVSVQIASGEIGYARRKWLQPKVAKNRLPDSQFQENVVQTALSYLNAPYRWGGKSPLGIDCSGLCSMVYMLHGVLIYRDAKIVDGFPIKQIPFEQLQKGDLLYFPGHIALYMGDSLYIHSSLGGGEVSINSLDSKHPLYRKDLAVSTLTAVGSIFI is encoded by the coding sequence ATGAATGCTATTGTGACGGCAATGATTGCAAATTTACATGCCATACCACAGGAAGAATCCGAACTGGTCGACGAGGTACTTAATGGCATGCCTGTAAAGATCATTGCTAACATAGATGCAAATTGGGTACGTGTACAGACAACCTATCGATATGAAGGATTTTGCCAAAAAAAATATTTAATTATGGATGAGGAAAAAACAAACACTTGGCTACAAGAAGCCAATCATTTCATTATTCAAAGCTTTGCAGATATTTTACAATATCCGCAAATTCAAAGTAGCAAAATAATGACGCTAGTAAAAGGCTCAATTGTACGATTTTTAGCAAGTAAAGGGGACGATTCGGAGTGGGTGTCTGTACAAATAGCTTCTGGTGAAATAGGATATGCACGAAGAAAATGGCTTCAACCAAAAGTTGCTAAAAATAGATTACCAGATTCGCAATTCCAAGAAAATGTTGTGCAAACAGCACTAAGCTATTTAAATGCTCCCTACCGTTGGGGAGGTAAATCTCCTTTAGGCATTGATTGTTCTGGGCTTTGTTCAATGGTCTATATGCTACATGGCGTACTGATTTACCGAGATGCTAAAATTGTTGATGGTTTTCCGATTAAACAAATACCCTTCGAGCAGCTGCAAAAGGGTGATCTATTATATTTCCCAGGACATATTGCCTTATATATGGGTGATAGCCTTTATATTCATTCTTCACTTGGAGGGGGTGAGGTAAGTATAAATAGTTTGGATAGCAAACATCCACTTTATCGCAAAGACCTAGCTGTTTCTACACTTACGGCTGTGGGAAGCATATTTATTTAA
- a CDS encoding glucosaminidase domain-containing protein → MVTQLFNTRETTIPEVVDDRPSVEEFIGSIAETARKLGAENDLYASVMIAQAILESEHGQSGLSAAPNNNLFGMKGRYQNNSVTLETSEDDGSGNMTTVMAEFRKYPSYEESMKDYVRLLRNGVSWNKDFYAGVFKSNTKSYTDATKFLTGSYATDSKYNEKLNTVIAKYDLGQYDSPVKNKKTITVADGDSLTHIAEAHKVKVTSLKQWNQLRSDKIEAGQELNIYQY, encoded by the coding sequence ATGGTAACGCAGCTGTTTAATACGCGTGAAACCACAATTCCTGAAGTTGTGGATGATCGTCCAAGCGTGGAAGAATTTATTGGCTCCATTGCGGAAACTGCACGAAAACTTGGAGCTGAAAATGATTTATACGCATCCGTTATGATTGCACAAGCCATTTTAGAAAGTGAGCATGGTCAAAGTGGACTTAGCGCTGCACCAAATAATAATTTATTTGGAATGAAAGGTCGTTACCAAAATAACTCAGTAACACTTGAAACATCTGAGGACGATGGTTCAGGTAACATGACAACTGTGATGGCTGAATTTCGTAAATATCCTTCCTATGAAGAATCCATGAAAGACTATGTAAGATTACTGCGTAACGGTGTTTCCTGGAATAAAGATTTCTATGCAGGAGTATTTAAAAGCAACACGAAATCCTATACAGATGCCACTAAATTCTTAACAGGTTCTTATGCAACAGATTCCAAATACAATGAAAAACTCAATACAGTCATTGCAAAATATGACCTAGGGCAATACGATAGTCCTGTAAAAAATAAAAAAACAATTACCGTGGCTGACGGTGATTCTCTTACGCATATTGCGGAGGCACATAAGGTGAAAGTAACATCCCTTAAACAATGGAATCAGCTCCGATCTGATAAAATCGAAGCTGGCCAAGAATTAAATATCTATCAATATTAA